One window from the genome of Nicotiana tomentosiformis chromosome 5, ASM39032v3, whole genome shotgun sequence encodes:
- the LOC138892538 gene encoding uncharacterized protein, with protein sequence MAPCEALYGRRCRSSVGRFEPVGDRLLGTDLVQDAFDKVKMILERLHMAQSRQKVHDVAYMVGEKYVGDPSHVLDFSTVQLDGNLTYDVEPVAILGRQVRKLRSKDITSVKVKWKGSYEERRRAMTQQLEKSDLQ encoded by the exons atggctccgtgtgaggctttgtatgggagacggtgtagatctTCGGTGGGTAGATTTGAGCCTGTGGGggataggctattgggtactgacttggtccaAGATGCTTTCgacaaggttaagatgattcTGGAGCGGCTTcacatggcgcagtctagacagaaggtccatgatgttgcttacatggttggggagaag tatgtcggtgacccgtctcatgttttggatttcagcacagttcaattGGATGGTaatctgacttatgatgtggagccggtggccattttgggccggcaggttcgaaagttgaggtcaaaggacataacttCAGTAAAGGTGAAGTGGAAAG GTAGTTATGAAGAAAGGAGACGAGcaatgactcaacaacttgaaaagtcggaCTTGCAGTAA